CTATGTCACTGAAACCAAGCCTGATAAATGAGAGTAGTAGATTTAGCTGTAGATGTCATACTTCAATCATGACCAAGACTTACAGGATGCAAAaggaatatttacatttacattttacatttacattacaggaTTATTTAAACTAATAGGAATATAAATTTGTTGGAGAACCTGTCTCACGTGGGGAAGTGGGCCTTTTATGTACCTTCAATGGGAGtctgtttaacttgtttacacacacgcacatgtccATACCAGGGTTAACCTGACACTTAGTAAGAAATCGTCATCTGTTCTCTCTGCCAACCCCTTCAGCTCCCCACTTCCCTAAtcaactgtttctctctctctcccgctctcactctctttctccagctcaCACTctgtctttcgctctctctcttactgaCTCTCTGTTTCTAACTTCATTTGCATGTGAAATGTAGTTTTCCATTTCAATGAGATGAATGGAAAATGCAATACAACCCAAACATGACATACCCAGACAACTCTGCCCAAGCGAGTTTCCTGTGGGTGGACGGTGCCATCGGGCAGTCAGGGGGATATGAGCTGGTCTGTTGTGTCATCATCTGGGGGTGGTGGGTGTCTGTAATTGtctggaggtggtgtgtgtttgtgaagatgAATTTATTGGTCGTGTACGtgtgcagaacacacacacatgtaagtgTAAACCAATGACTTTTTTCCTCTGCATTTTCCAATTCTGCTGTATTGTCTCCCAGGGCAACCAGGAGCAGTGATCCACCGTCACAAAGACCGAGTGCTCCCTTCATGCCTGGCCAGGGACATTGGCAGGAGAGAGATCTGTTCTGCATGTCTTATTTGGGTTATTTTGCAGTGGAAGCACTTAAGAGCATGAGGAAAACATCTCAACTCCACACCGAAAGGCCTGCGAGATACCTGAGCCCATGTGAGCACCCAACAGCCCTCAGCGGGAATAAAACCCAGAACCTGCTGTGAAGTGCCAGGCACTGTTCCACCGTCTGGGGgtggggtgcgtgtgtgtctgtgggtgatGTGTGTCTCAAATCAACTGGTggcggtgtctgtgtgtgtgcctgtagttgtgtgtgtgtgtgtctgtagttgtctgtgtgtgtgtctgtaggtgtctggtggggggtgtgtgcatgtctgtagtTGTCTTGtagtggtgtgtgcgtgtagttgtctgggaaaggtgtgtgtctgtagttgtctgggggtggtgtgtgtgtgtagttgcctgggagaagtgtgtgtgtcagtagttGTGATGGcactggtgagtgtgtgatgtgtgtcgCTGATCCCAGACAATCCCTATGTTTAGGGACTTGTGACAATGTTGTCAGCACCAGCGCAAAGTGGAAATACACACTTCCTGAAACCTGCTCCAGCAAAGAGGGATTTGAAAgtacgcacacccacacaccaccaaGGTCTCTGGTCTGCTGCATGCAGCTTACATCACACaagcatctctctccccctctcttccctcaccttctcccttcctccctttccctccctttccttccttccctccctccctccctccctccctccctccctccctccctccctccctccctccctccctccctccctccccctccccccaagacAGACCAGATACCTGTACTCTAAAAGTTTCTCTGTTTGCCTGTTTGGAAACTCTGCCGGTTGCTCACTATGGGGTTTACTCAGGTGGGTATGAGTGAAGGGGGTTGCACCTGGCTGAAGATAGCAGCGTGCTAGTGATGGCGGTGTGTGTCAGGTCATGAGGCTGAAATGAGAAGTGTTCTGCTCTGGGCTAGGGGTTAGGAACACGTGAGGTTATGTTCAGGTAGCGCTGCTGAAACCACACGCCCACGCACACATGCTCAGAGGCCTGGAACGGGGCTTGCAGTCCCCTATTTTTGATAGTGGACCTGACCtcattcatacacacaaacacacagtctcaACTTCTGCAGAAgaaccagacacacacgcacaccacacacgcacaccacacacgcacacttcccCTTGTGTGCCCGCTGGGCTTTCCAAATTGAACTTCTCATGGTTCTTTGTCCTCCATAAATACAGGGATGCTGAGCAGAACAGCACAGAACAGAAGAAGACTCacagtgagaacacacacagagagccagctatcacacacacacacagagagacagctatcacacacacacacagagagccaggtatcacacacacacacagagagacagctatcacacacacacacagagagccagctatcacacacacacacagagccaggtatcacacacacacacacagccagctgtcacagacacacagagaaccaGGACTGGGTCAGACCAGTGTGgattcatctctcctctcagcccagCTCCACTCAGCCAATCAAGGTGAGTCACAGTCTCTACTTGCTCTAGCCTGATTCCACAACACGGTCAGTCTGATTCCAGAACCTGTTCAAAATAacaagataataataataatttgaacTTGTTCAGAATTTAGCCTAATCACACAGGTGAACCATGATTGACACCCTGGGTTGCTGACCTGTGTAGACAAGGAGGGTCAAGAGTTGTCTACACTTTTTCTCAATTTCTAAAACACTAAAACTCATTGGCTGAACCAACTTCTCAGTTGCCTGAAGTCATGTAGCTAATTGTGCCTGTCTgttgtcaataccttaaaccatttcacatggtaaaacacaatttgcagatcTCACTTAAAATGTTctgcaaaactctaaacacattcttatttttaaaacacattctgcaccctaatgcacatgtcatccatactggtaaacacaaatggcaacaatcaaatacaaataaagaaaacatataattgactaaacacaaccactcaaaattgatttcacttgtttcaattgatgtgacacaaccaatataagccagttcagagagcaaacaggttGTTGAAGGTGGGAAAATATTGCTTGTAATGTTGACAAAGTGCTCTGGCCTAacccagcccaaagacaagaagaagcacattgatcacatGTTTACTCCTTAGATTTTTGTCCGTTTTACTgtagtattgtatactgtaggaCAGTGCATTGTAGGCTGTACAGTGAACACAttgtatggccctgaacatagtgctttccatttgttacagtaacagtactgactgctcaatagatttagactggttgcaggttcatatcaacaaagaacaagagtgaggtgtacaaggaggagaaagagcagaacaattgcaaagagcaaagcagagtagtaATTTCTGATCTACTGAGATTTTGAGCTACTGTGATAGAACATGTCTTTGTTCTGCAAAAGAAAATGACGGATAAATATGGAATTTGTTTTGAGATTATGTAAAAATGAAATGAGAACTACATGTtttgaacaatgtgttttcaattttttggtgtattgtttactgACTGCTTGATAGTATATATAATTTTGatcactttgtttatgatttgagcgcagtgtttgattttgagcacaggtaaatCTGTTTGGAGGcgaaagtttcattttgcaagaggATCCAGAGGTttgtaaatagtgcttgaaGATTAGGTTTTgtatttacagttttgagaaagtgggtgactgtttcaagaaatgtgtattcgcatgtgaaaaactgtaaatctcTGTCAGACTTACCTTACTGGTGCTGTGGGCTCACAAACACTGTCCGTTTTGTGACTCGGTGGTTTTGGGAAGTGAGGCTTTACACATGGAAGTGTTTGGTGTGTAGTTTTTTCGGATGTTCAAATATTGCATTGTGTATTCAGTTTCCAAGTGTTGACACTGTATTTTCcctttatttttgtgtgtgcgcgtgtgtgttttgtatatgcgtgtgtgtgtgtgtgttatctgtgtctatgtgtgtgtgtcttccagatGGACAGGTATTCCCTGCTGTCTATAACTCTGTGTCTCCTGGTTTGCCATGTTTGTCCCAGCAGTCTGGAGGAAACCTATACACTCACGCCCAACGGtgactattctctctctcttttttttttccttttcaattTTTTGTTTGGTTTGATGAGGAATTAATGTTGTGTGGAAGTTGTAAGTGAAGTGGTTTTGTCTTAATAAGAAATGTTTGGTGTGGTGAAACTGCTTGGTTGGCTGGCAGTTTCTAACTGCCCAACAAAAGTATCTTTAAAAGTcaaaagtctctctctctctctctccacttcatCTGGTTACTAACTTGTCTCTGTTGTGGGTCTCCAGTGTTGGTTCTGAGGGTGAACCTGTCGTTGAAGACCCAGAACCTGGTTCCTCTGTTGTGTGGCGAGGCTTACGAAGGCATGGAGGTGCGCTGGATGAGAAATGGAGCGTGGCTCAGCCAGGTTCCCAGGGAGAACCTGGTGAAGGTTCTAGTGGAAGAGAGGAATGGGGGGAACTTCACCTGCCACAATGCAGCAGGAGAGTACCTGAACCACACCCTGGTCCTGGTACAGGAGGGCGCCAGCATGAACACCATACTGCAACATTCTGATGgtatggactgtgtgtgtgcgcgtgcgtggaCATGTGTGGGttacacgcagacagacagagatagagagagggagagagagcgagagacagacagacagacaaagagagagacagacaggcagacagagagaaagacaactgTTTTGAGGCGCGACCTGTCACCATGGTAACGGCTGTGTCTGGTCTTCCAGAGTACATTCGCTGCTGGGCCAACAACTACAGCGGGATGTTCCATTGCTCCTGGAAACGACATGCCACGCGCCAGGCGGCATCCGTATTCCTGCTCAGCGTAGAACGGTGGGTCCACGCGTAGCAGAGGTGGTTCGAGGCCTCAATTTACATATCAGGCTCACAGAACCTTATATGATCCTGTACTGTATGTAGCGCCTGTATGTCGTGCCTCGTTTTCGGGCATAACTCAAATTAACTAAATGCTAGTGCGCTCTGAGTTCTTTAAAACTAATATTTGCAAAAAGAATGAATATATTTAGAAGCCGTTATTTTATAAGGTCCCAatctaaatacaaataatacatCAGCATCCAACTTATCCAACACAATCTttacatttaatatatatatacacacacacaatacaattgAAAAGACAATATCCCTGGCCGTAATTATCCTATTAGACACTAATAGAAAATAATAAACCGAGTCCGTCAAATACTAATTGCAGTCCGGCTCGGGTACGTTGGCCCACACCACGAGATGGCGGCTGCTGTCTGTGGGCAACACGCGGCCCAACCAGGTACCTCGTGGCGTGACGATGGTTGGAAAGTTGAGTAGGTCGACGGTGTCCCGGAGAGTTTGACCAGAGTTCGTTGAGGTCTTTGAATGTCCGTAAGACTGGAAAGTTCTTGAATTTGGCTTTCCGCCAAATTCTGTCCTTCTCCAATCCGACGCAGTTCCTTTATGAATTGTAACTAACCTGCAATGGAGTTGCCTATCCGACAGCTCACCAGTTAGGCTACATGCAAAATATGGTTCCCGAGTTGGCAACACAGTTATCCTCGCTAACGCTCCGATCAACACTCAAACCACCACAAACTCCGATATGAACTCCTCCCTGTTCCTTTtcttcaaatatatatatatcacgaCCTCAGGTCAAGGTTCAAACCAATCAACCAATAGGCTGACATTAAACGAAATCCAAATATTAACAGCGGAAATATTACATAAAATATATTAAACTTAACAGCATTAGTTTatctgaacagaaaaacaataaactgatgtaatatgaaataaaatactAGCAAGGGGCTACATGTAACTAACCCATTTAATAGCTAATTAGAGCTTATGATTACACTAAGCAGTTTGTTAACCTACTAAAGCTTACCAGTTGCACTGACCAGTTTATTAACCAACAAGACTTTACTAGTTGCACTAATCGGTTTATTAGTTGATTAGACCTTGCTAGTTGCAAGTTGTGAGCTTATCAGTGCTAACAGGACATTGTGTCAGGAACTACATGAATCaacagcaaaaataaataaatgctaaTACAATTTTAAATGTTACTATGTGTTGTTTTACAAGATGTTCACTTAGCGCTAACCATTAAATGTCATTAGAACCGTGCACTTTGTTGATTAGGTGCAGTACTATTTGTATGTCTCTTTGGAATATTTATGTCAAAACGCTACTGTTTTTGACCTCTCCATACCAACCTCTCTATATACTGTTTGTACATCATCACTggtgctgtcctgtgtgtgagttCTGAGTGTGTGGTGCGGGTGCTGTGTCTCCGTAGGGGCCCCCGGGCGCAGCTGTGCACCATGGATGGAGACGGTGGGGGGGTGAGCTGCATGGACAACGCTAGCTGTGCCTTCACTGAGGAGAGCCAACCTATCAGCCTCACcctgcacatgctcagtcaTCACAAGCTGGAGCAATACAGCAAGGTGTTCTTTCTACGGGATATAGGTAGGAGTGCACGctgtcacatgcacacactcatacacacactcatacacacacacacagttatacacgcgcacacatacacgcgcaaAGAGGCAGACATACACATTGTGGCCCATTTCACCATTACCCTTCACACACAGCCAATAGCTTCAGCTCATTGCCACAAGGACAGTAAATGAGGTGgataggatggagggatgagatgcCATCCTCACCCcaaacctcctcctctccccccccccctactctcccgtctcctcctcctcttctccttctcaccctcttcctgtctcaaaCTTCTGCTTCTTTTATTCCTATCCTTGTCTTATCTCAGCCCTCCCCCTGTTCATCTTCTTAAAGGTTTTTACAATCACTAGGACCTGCTTTCCAATATTTACAGTTCTCCTAACCAACTTGTAGCTTGGCAGAGCAGTTATTTCCCCATCCAAAATGCACTAAAACTACCAAAACACTTCATACATGTCTCATATCAACTCATTCTTAAATTACACTAGCAAAGGTTGTCACCTAACAAGCACACTTTGTCGCTCATAAAACATTGACCTAAAAAATATTAACAACAGGTAGCATTACATAATGTTATCTTTTGTAAAATCTCTTAACAAAGCAAGAATGACACCTCTCTACTGTTTAGAATTCACTGCAGTATATCTTGCAGGAATAAATCAGACATGATGCAATATGCATCGATATAACATATATTGACAAATATTTCATTTCTTGACATTGATTCCAAAATACAAAAGTAAGTTGTACACCGTCTACAGATACAGTAGTAACGCTAGGCAACCCTGTCTTCTACATCATCTTCAGATACGGTAGTAACGCTAGGCAACCCTGTCTTCTACATCATCTACAGATACGGTAGTAACGCTAGGCAACCCTGTCTTCTACATCATCTACAGATACAGAAGCAACGCTAGGCTAGGCAACCCTGTTTTCTATATTTGGCCACAGGTTCTCATCCACATCATATATTATGTAATCTTTTATGTATTATGTAAAACTTTTGGCATGCCTGGTCCATCCCTGACTATCTTCAGCTGACATGTTCAGGAAACCAACTGTCTTTGCTTCCAGGAGGGAGCAAAGTGGTCAATTTTGTCACCTTTTTGATTTGGAATATATTTCAATATTACTGAAGAAATTTAGCACATTTTTGTCTACTCAATTTTGAGTTATTTTAGGATTAAAATGTAAGTTTTACAGTTTTGAAAGAGTATATAAACATGTGCAAATGGGCTTGTGGGTACATAAGGTTTTGGAGGTGGTTGTGTCTGAGAGAAAATAAGTCATGTGATTCGAAAGATGTTGTCTATTAATGTATTTTGTGCCAAAGCAATGAAAAAGGATCAACAGTTTAGCCAACATTGAAAAATCTAGCGATTGTAAAACTTTTattaccccacccccctcagtgAGGCCTGACCAGGTGCCACTGACCCAGGCAGAGGACCAGCAGCATGTATTTGACTGGGACTATCCCTCCACCTGGAACACACCCCGCTCCTTCTTCCCCCTGCTCTTCCAGGTCAAGGTGGTCCGCTACGTCAGCAGCTGTGACGCCACCGACCACTTCCTGGTAGGGTACATCTCACCTACATCTACATTCTTACCACCTCGTCACCTCCTGTCCTTACCACCTTATCACCTCATCTCCTTAACTCTTTACCATCTTGTCATCTCATCTCCATATCTCCTTCCTGCCCAACCACCAAAACACTGTATCTCCTTACTACCTTTGACCTGTGTCTAGTTATAAGTACTAGGTAACTCTTTTACGTTTCTGGGGAAGAACACACAGTATATTTGTTTggtttaactgtgtgtgtgtgtgtgtgtcagactgaaGAGACCAGTGCCACCAACTACACAGTTACCAGTCACAAACCGTACCGGTTCTGTGTGCAGGCACGAGACCCACTGACCAATGGACCCTGGAGCCAACTGGCCCAGATAAAGTAAGCAGATCATGttaactctctttctccctctaggtctctctcacgcacacactcactattTCTAACTTTGTCCTCCTAAACCAGAGTGAAGACCAAAAAAATGAAACCGGCAAAGCCACACCACCACTAACAGGTATGACTTTCTGTCTTTTCAGTACTATCAGTCTGTCCACTTGCTGTAGTTTAATCCTCTTTTTCACTGACAGAGCTTGTCCCACACACATCATACCACTGCAGGACCAAACAGGAAGCACCAGCTTGTCTGCCGTGACCATAGGAACCACTGGTCTGTCCAAAGGGATGCAGTTGTCT
The genomic region above belongs to Hypomesus transpacificus isolate Combined female chromosome 20, fHypTra1, whole genome shotgun sequence and contains:
- the il12bb gene encoding interleukin-12 subunit beta — protein: MDRYSLLSITLCLLVCHVCPSSLEETYTLTPNVLVLRVNLSLKTQNLVPLLCGEAYEGMEVRWMRNGAWLSQVPRENLVKVLVEERNGGNFTCHNAAGEYLNHTLVLVQEGASMNTILQHSDEYIRCWANNYSGMFHCSWKRHATRQAASVFLLSVERGPRAQLCTMDGDGGGVSCMDNASCAFTEESQPISLTLHMLSHHKLEQYSKVFFLRDIVRPDQVPLTQAEDQQHVFDWDYPSTWNTPRSFFPLLFQVKVVRYVSSCDATDHFLTEETSATNYTVTSHKPYRFCVQARDPLTNGPWSQLAQIKVKTKKMKPAKPHHH